In Acidobacteriota bacterium, one genomic interval encodes:
- a CDS encoding dihydrodipicolinate reductase gives MAIRILHVGLGPIGVGVVRMCAARKGLRIVGAVDLDPAKIGKDVGEVAGLDRRIGVKVDGKLSAAVRAGKPDVVVLCTSSSLAKVADQIADVAACGLPIVSTTEELAYPWFSNTRLAKKIDAIARKAKVAVLGTGVNPGFTMDALPITLTGVCERVDAIRVERIQDASIRRLPFQQKIGAGLTPEQFAEKVKGGSVRHVGLTESVAMIADAMGWKLETITDVIGPKIATKTTSSQFLTVKKGQVAGIVQTGTGYDKDGQARITLHMEAYLGAPKSYDATIVKGVPDLTMRIDGGVHGDIATAAITVNSIPKVLTAPAGLQTMRSMVIPSYFGGKSKR, from the coding sequence ATGGCCATTCGTATCCTGCATGTGGGGCTCGGTCCCATCGGCGTTGGTGTAGTTCGCATGTGCGCGGCCCGGAAGGGCCTCAGGATCGTCGGGGCCGTCGATCTCGATCCGGCGAAGATCGGCAAGGACGTGGGAGAGGTGGCTGGTCTCGACCGCAGGATCGGCGTCAAGGTGGACGGGAAGCTGAGTGCCGCGGTCAGGGCGGGCAAGCCCGACGTGGTGGTGCTCTGCACGAGCTCGTCGCTCGCGAAGGTCGCCGATCAGATCGCCGACGTGGCGGCCTGCGGGCTGCCCATCGTGTCGACCACCGAGGAGCTCGCGTATCCGTGGTTCTCGAACACGCGCCTCGCGAAGAAGATCGACGCGATCGCGCGCAAGGCAAAGGTGGCGGTGCTCGGCACGGGCGTCAATCCCGGTTTCACGATGGATGCACTGCCGATCACGCTCACCGGCGTGTGCGAGCGCGTTGACGCGATTCGCGTCGAGCGCATCCAGGACGCGTCGATTCGCCGGTTGCCCTTCCAGCAGAAGATTGGTGCCGGGCTCACGCCGGAACAGTTCGCCGAGAAGGTGAAGGGCGGCTCGGTGCGTCATGTGGGGCTCACCGAGTCGGTGGCGATGATCGCCGACGCAATGGGCTGGAAGCTGGAGACCATCACCGACGTGATCGGCCCGAAGATCGCCACCAAGACGACGTCGAGTCAGTTTCTGACGGTGAAGAAGGGGCAGGTCGCCGGCATCGTGCAGACGGGCACGGGCTACGACAAGGACGGACAGGCGCGCATCACGCTGCACATGGAGGCGTACCTTGGTGCGCCGAAGTCCTACGACGCGACGATCGTGAAGGGCGTGCCCGACCTGACGATGCGCATCGACGGCGGCGTCCATGGCGACATCGCGACAGCGGCGATCACCGTCAATTCGATCCCGAAGGTGCTCACCGCCCCCGCCGGCCTGCAGACGATGCGGAGCATGGTGATCCCGTCGTACTTCGGCGGCAAGTCGAAGCGCTAG
- a CDS encoding SpoIIE family protein phosphatase: MTAPAPVPEEIAHDGVTSAMLRHRRALSTGVLVALAVMSLWGVVALVQARTKPTLGLQMNRERSTMLGRSDPSASVVVKAVRAGGAAASADIRPGDRVIAVDGIATSESRDLMAVHDRLRVGDTVTFDVERAGVRLTRQLTATPVLETRRQWWGVALRLLVVFALFLGIPAVVFKWRPDDPRALLFMLFGSTLGLSMLNFSVPGLSQPPETVMPVPDAFTRFNLASLAITYACGLVINPTLLHFLALFPQPRLAPRTLGRVLRLTYLVPTLMCSIAVPAIVVIALQALARPTRPIVGFAVAAVAGGAAVAVWRGRLRGLMWRDRLFDHAQWLAAATSLAYIAAFTALVVAIGIRWPQAAGVVVGALVVCAVLLFTLGIGAAYPVACGIAMWRSWRHSSEDVRRQIRWPLVSVTLALGSALVLALLSLSLSFSSGYAPPPWLFPLFEISTWVAYSVIPLAFAAAVLRFGLMDIRFIIRLTFFYLLTTASVYVGMAAIVLFIATTLGEALHSSRIVTILITLLATSALEPLRRRVQRRVDKHFYQRTPDPVGVLARHRQELRSVSRRDDLERSLVLALQEAMPHAPTYVFRRREDQSSFVTAHSPDPTARDAFAVLPFLTQRAPGLMGPTMLAEVSMGVTEAETWEQFGIETLLPVRQGDAIPVVLGLGRKRSDDSWHERDMEVLSSLAAQTSMVLADMEARQHGASMKEAFDNQRALLPQQLPQPDAWSLAGAWHPALAVGGDYYDAWRLSDDAIAVCVADVAGKGLAASLVMANLQATVKALAGPDVSPADLCTRVNETLASNLRRGRFVTFFYGVLRISTGDLRYANAGHNPPVLATEGVVHELGLGDPGLGLLRRHHYRDAHVRLGNDARLLLYTDGVTDGHSPDGEDFGMGRLLDLVDRPHTSAGQLRDDVLSAIAAWTQGQFDDDVTLLAVVARQGQPAHFQSQKIRLP; encoded by the coding sequence ATGACCGCCCCGGCGCCCGTGCCTGAGGAGATCGCCCACGACGGGGTGACCAGCGCGATGCTCCGTCATCGCCGCGCGCTCTCCACGGGCGTACTGGTGGCACTCGCGGTGATGAGCCTGTGGGGGGTCGTGGCGCTCGTGCAGGCACGCACGAAGCCGACGCTGGGCCTCCAGATGAATCGCGAGCGTTCGACGATGCTCGGGCGGTCAGATCCATCCGCCTCAGTCGTCGTCAAGGCGGTGCGCGCCGGTGGCGCCGCCGCGTCCGCGGACATCAGGCCCGGAGATCGGGTCATCGCCGTCGACGGGATCGCGACGTCGGAGTCGCGCGACCTGATGGCCGTCCACGACAGGCTGCGCGTCGGCGACACCGTGACGTTCGACGTCGAACGCGCCGGCGTGCGGCTGACGCGACAGCTCACCGCGACGCCCGTCCTCGAGACACGCCGGCAGTGGTGGGGCGTCGCCCTGCGCCTGCTCGTGGTCTTCGCGCTGTTCCTGGGCATCCCCGCCGTGGTCTTCAAGTGGCGGCCCGACGACCCGCGTGCGCTGCTCTTCATGCTGTTCGGCTCGACGCTGGGCCTCTCGATGCTGAACTTCTCGGTGCCGGGCCTCAGCCAGCCGCCAGAGACGGTGATGCCGGTACCCGACGCGTTCACGCGCTTCAACCTGGCCTCGCTCGCGATCACGTACGCGTGCGGGCTGGTCATCAACCCGACGCTCCTGCACTTCCTCGCACTGTTCCCACAGCCACGCCTCGCACCGCGTACGCTCGGTCGCGTGCTGCGCCTGACGTACCTCGTGCCGACGCTGATGTGCTCGATCGCCGTGCCCGCGATCGTCGTCATCGCGCTGCAGGCGCTCGCCCGCCCGACGCGCCCCATCGTCGGATTCGCCGTGGCGGCCGTGGCAGGCGGCGCGGCGGTGGCAGTCTGGCGAGGACGTCTTCGCGGCCTGATGTGGCGAGACCGCCTGTTCGACCACGCGCAGTGGCTCGCGGCGGCGACATCGCTGGCCTACATCGCCGCCTTCACCGCGCTCGTCGTGGCCATCGGCATCCGGTGGCCCCAGGCGGCGGGCGTCGTCGTGGGTGCGCTGGTCGTCTGTGCCGTGCTCCTGTTCACGCTCGGGATCGGCGCGGCATACCCGGTCGCCTGCGGGATCGCGATGTGGCGATCGTGGCGGCACAGCTCGGAGGACGTGCGCCGGCAGATTCGCTGGCCGCTCGTGAGCGTGACGCTCGCGTTGGGCAGCGCGCTCGTGCTCGCGCTGCTCTCGCTGTCGCTCTCGTTCTCGTCGGGCTACGCGCCGCCGCCGTGGCTCTTCCCGCTGTTCGAGATCTCGACGTGGGTGGCGTACTCGGTGATCCCGCTCGCGTTCGCCGCCGCGGTACTGCGTTTCGGGTTGATGGACATCCGCTTCATCATCCGCCTGACGTTCTTCTACCTGCTGACGACGGCGAGCGTGTACGTGGGGATGGCCGCCATCGTGCTGTTCATCGCGACAACGCTCGGCGAAGCGCTGCACAGCAGCAGGATCGTGACGATCCTGATCACGCTGCTGGCGACATCGGCCCTCGAACCGCTCCGTCGACGCGTGCAGCGGCGTGTCGACAAGCACTTCTACCAGCGCACCCCTGACCCGGTCGGCGTCCTGGCGCGCCACCGACAGGAGCTGCGCTCGGTGTCGCGGCGCGATGATCTCGAACGGAGTCTCGTGCTCGCGCTGCAGGAGGCGATGCCGCACGCGCCCACGTACGTGTTCCGCCGGCGTGAGGATCAGTCGTCGTTTGTCACCGCTCATTCGCCGGATCCGACAGCGCGCGATGCGTTCGCCGTCCTTCCGTTCCTCACGCAGCGCGCGCCGGGCCTCATGGGGCCGACGATGCTCGCCGAGGTGTCGATGGGCGTCACGGAGGCGGAGACATGGGAGCAGTTCGGCATCGAGACGCTGCTGCCCGTGCGGCAGGGCGACGCGATCCCTGTCGTGCTCGGCCTCGGGCGCAAGCGGTCAGACGACTCGTGGCACGAGCGCGACATGGAAGTCCTGTCGTCGCTCGCGGCGCAGACGTCGATGGTACTGGCGGACATGGAAGCCCGCCAGCACGGTGCGTCGATGAAGGAAGCTTTCGACAACCAGCGCGCGCTGCTGCCGCAGCAGTTGCCGCAGCCTGACGCATGGTCGCTCGCCGGCGCGTGGCATCCCGCGCTCGCCGTGGGCGGCGACTACTACGACGCGTGGAGGCTGTCCGACGATGCGATCGCCGTGTGCGTGGCGGACGTGGCGGGCAAGGGTCTCGCGGCGTCGCTCGTCATGGCCAACCTGCAGGCTACGGTCAAGGCACTCGCGGGCCCCGACGTGAGTCCCGCCGATCTCTGCACCCGCGTCAACGAAACGCTTGCGTCAAACCTGCGCAGGGGACGCTTCGTCACGTTCTTCTATGGCGTGCTGCGGATCTCGACAGGGGATCTGCGATACGCCAACGCGGGTCACAATCCGCCGGTACTCGCCACCGAGGGTGTGGTGCACGAACTCGGGCTCGGCGACCCGGGTCTGGGCCTGTTGCGGCGTCACCACTACAGGGACGCGCACGTACGGCTCGGCAACGACGCGCGCCTGCTGCTGTACACCGACGGCGTCACCGACGGGCACAGTCCGGACGGCGAGGACTTCGGGATGGGGCGCCTGCTCGATCTCGTCGATCGCCCGCACACGAGCGCCGGGCAACTGCGCGACGACGTCCTGTCTGCCATCGCCGCCTGGACGCAGGGTCAGTTCGACGATGACGTCACGCTGCTGGCAGTGGTCGCCCGTCAGGGCCAGCCGGCCCACTTCCAGTCACAGAAGATCCGGCTTCCGTGA
- the mtgA gene encoding monofunctional biosynthetic peptidoglycan transglycosylase: protein MAAPRRRSSRAPKRSSPLRTAGQWLTGTIAAGVLFLGYLALTVPDVRPLIGAPPADTAFMRMRARQAHAEGRPDARDYRFVPYGRIAQTLKRAVLTAEDSGFWNHDGIELDAIMESLETSLAKGEIVRGGSTITQQLAKNLYLPPSQDPLRKLRELMITHRLERLLTKQRILELYLNVAEWGGGTWGAEAASRRYFRKSAASLSASEAALLAGALINPNRYSPADPPPRLRRRQQLILARMGRRGAPVPPTDSVTTVPAAPAAPAPDSAVETPDVPATSEDANVAPPQATQPDSTEPRPLPPTTPDA from the coding sequence ATGGCCGCGCCCCGCCGCCGTTCGTCCCGCGCGCCGAAGCGGTCATCTCCCCTGCGCACGGCAGGGCAGTGGCTCACGGGCACCATCGCCGCGGGCGTCCTCTTTCTCGGCTATCTCGCGCTCACGGTGCCCGATGTGCGGCCGCTCATCGGCGCGCCACCCGCCGACACCGCATTCATGCGCATGCGCGCGCGTCAGGCGCACGCCGAGGGGCGGCCCGACGCGCGCGACTACCGTTTCGTGCCGTATGGCCGGATCGCCCAGACGCTGAAGCGTGCGGTGCTGACGGCCGAGGACAGCGGATTCTGGAATCACGATGGCATCGAGCTCGACGCGATCATGGAGTCGCTGGAGACCAGCCTCGCCAAGGGCGAGATCGTGAGGGGCGGTTCGACGATCACGCAGCAACTGGCGAAGAACCTCTACCTGCCGCCGTCGCAGGATCCGCTGCGCAAGTTGCGTGAGTTGATGATTACGCACAGGCTCGAGCGCCTGCTCACCAAGCAGCGCATCCTCGAGCTCTACCTCAACGTGGCCGAATGGGGTGGCGGCACGTGGGGGGCCGAAGCGGCGAGCCGGCGCTACTTTCGCAAGTCGGCGGCGAGCCTCTCGGCGTCAGAAGCGGCGCTGCTCGCCGGTGCGCTCATCAATCCCAACCGCTACAGCCCGGCCGATCCGCCGCCGCGACTGCGTCGTCGTCAGCAACTCATCCTCGCGCGCATGGGCAGGCGCGGTGCGCCGGTGCCGCCCACCGACAGCGTGACGACGGTGCCCGCGGCGCCCGCGGCGCCCGCGCCGGACTCGGCCGTGGAAACTCCCGACGTGCCAGCCACGTCTGAAGACGCGAACGTCGCGCCGCCTCAGGCCACGCAGCCCGACAGCACGGAACCTCGACCGTTGCCGCCGACGACACCCGACGCTTGA